In Natronoarchaeum mannanilyticum, a genomic segment contains:
- a CDS encoding sulfurtransferase TusA family protein codes for MPSIDDVTDAPDELSDERAEQLLEEADLVQDMMGEVCPYPQVEAQKGLQKVDAGELLVQETDHVPCTENVPRAVGDDAEARVWRSGDGLYRIYLRKQ; via the coding sequence ATGCCATCCATCGACGACGTCACGGACGCACCGGACGAACTGAGCGACGAACGAGCCGAACAGCTCCTGGAGGAGGCCGACCTCGTCCAGGACATGATGGGCGAGGTCTGCCCGTACCCGCAGGTCGAGGCGCAGAAGGGCCTCCAGAAGGTCGACGCCGGGGAGCTGCTCGTCCAGGAGACCGACCACGTCCCCTGCACCGAGAACGTCCCCCGGGCCGTCGGCGACGACGCCGAAGCGCGGGTCTGGCGCAGCGGCGACGGACTCTACCGCATCTACCTCCGGAAGCAATAA
- a CDS encoding homing endonuclease associated repeat-containing protein, whose product MTAEIRFGQNELGKNEINYMVAREQYSRDDCLTALRKARAILGESPSRRAYASLDIRPSPSVIYNRFGSWDDAKRKAGLEPCKDGRSCKDVDSRYFRKIDGVNSAYWLGFLFGDGSLMEREYSYRVQLTIHNQDEPHLRRFKQAIGAENELIEDGDCLSLRISDAKFAENLIENGFTTNKSYDGALPDIVSWDLKRAFVRGLADADGYFGVSKFTITDNTSKRLERLRDWIPVDYEIVHEEIDDRDWAYLRSSGKEDLLALYTWLFPAGKSTEPALGRKKDVAVDFIRNRHKAVLFS is encoded by the coding sequence ATGACTGCGGAGATACGTTTTGGACAAAATGAATTAGGAAAAAACGAAATAAATTATATGGTCGCCAGGGAGCAGTATTCGCGCGATGATTGCTTGACTGCACTACGGAAAGCCAGGGCCATCCTTGGAGAGTCGCCGAGTCGAAGAGCGTACGCTAGTCTTGATATCAGGCCCTCCCCCTCAGTAATCTATAATCGGTTTGGAAGCTGGGATGATGCCAAACGGAAAGCGGGATTAGAACCGTGCAAAGACGGCAGATCGTGTAAGGATGTCGACTCTCGCTATTTTAGGAAAATTGACGGTGTGAACAGCGCCTACTGGCTAGGATTTCTCTTCGGTGACGGATCGCTCATGGAACGGGAGTACAGTTACCGAGTTCAACTAACCATCCACAACCAGGACGAACCTCACCTTCGGCGTTTCAAGCAAGCAATCGGAGCAGAAAACGAATTGATAGAAGACGGGGACTGTCTTTCACTAAGAATAAGCGACGCAAAGTTCGCCGAGAACCTGATTGAGAATGGTTTCACTACTAATAAATCCTACGACGGTGCGTTACCGGACATCGTTAGTTGGGATCTAAAGCGAGCCTTCGTAAGAGGGTTGGCGGATGCTGATGGATACTTCGGAGTCTCGAAATTCACCATAACTGATAACACTTCTAAAAGATTGGAACGGTTACGCGATTGGATACCAGTCGATTACGAAATCGTACACGAGGAGATTGATGATCGTGATTGGGCGTATCTACGCAGTTCGGGGAAGGAAGATCTTCTAGCTCTGTACACGTGGCTATTTCCTGCTGGCAAAAGTACGGAGCCAGCGCTCGGACGAAAAAAGGACGTTGCCGTTGACTTCATCAGAAATCGACACAAGGCAGTTTTATTCAGTTGA
- a CDS encoding rhodanese-like domain-containing protein, whose translation MVEEVSPAAVRERIERDEEFDLVDVRDEDAYEDGHLPGAESVTIEELEESVVDRDWADDVVVYCYIGETSIQAARLIEEYGDADSVASMDGGYEAWESIEASAAD comes from the coding sequence ATGGTCGAGGAAGTATCTCCCGCGGCGGTCCGCGAGCGCATCGAGCGCGACGAGGAGTTCGACCTCGTCGACGTCCGGGACGAGGACGCGTACGAAGACGGCCACCTCCCCGGCGCGGAAAGCGTCACCATCGAAGAACTCGAAGAGAGCGTCGTCGACCGCGACTGGGCGGACGACGTCGTGGTTTACTGCTACATCGGCGAGACGTCGATCCAGGCCGCCCGCCTCATCGAGGAGTACGGCGACGCCGACTCGGTCGCGAGCATGGACGGCGGCTACGAGGCCTGGGAGTCGATCGAGGCGTCAGCCGCCGACTGA
- the trpG gene encoding anthranilate synthase component II: MSDATGERDTTGARDAAAASASDDELRVLFVDNFDSFTYNLVEYVSEHAETEVVRNTASLEDVRAIDPDAVVISPGPGHPENDRDVGVTMDVLRELSPDVPTLGVCLGLEAAVYEYGGSVGRAPAPIHGKASEIEHDGEGVFTGIDQGFRGGRYHSLVATEVPDCFEVTATAEHDGEELVMGVRHREHSIECVQFHPESVLTSIGHDVIENFLADV, encoded by the coding sequence ATGAGCGACGCGACCGGCGAGCGGGACACGACCGGCGCGCGCGACGCCGCGGCGGCGTCGGCGTCCGACGACGAACTGCGAGTGCTGTTCGTCGACAACTTCGACTCCTTCACGTACAATCTCGTCGAGTACGTCAGCGAGCACGCCGAGACCGAGGTCGTCCGCAACACCGCCAGTCTCGAGGACGTGCGCGCGATCGACCCGGACGCCGTGGTGATCAGCCCCGGACCGGGCCACCCCGAGAACGACCGCGATGTCGGCGTCACGATGGACGTGCTGCGCGAACTGAGCCCCGACGTGCCGACGCTCGGCGTCTGTCTCGGCCTCGAAGCCGCCGTCTACGAGTACGGCGGCTCGGTCGGCCGCGCGCCGGCGCCGATCCACGGGAAGGCCTCGGAGATCGAGCACGACGGCGAGGGCGTGTTCACCGGGATCGACCAGGGGTTCCGCGGCGGGCGCTATCACTCGCTGGTCGCGACCGAGGTGCCCGATTGCTTCGAAGTGACCGCCACCGCGGAGCACGATGGGGAGGAGCTCGTGATGGGGGTCCGCCACCGCGAGCACTCGATCGAGTGCGTCCAGTTCCACCCCGAGAGCGTGCTCACGTCGATCGGTCACGACGTCATCGAGAACTTCCTCGCGGACGTCTGA
- a CDS encoding TVP38/TMEM64 family protein — translation MQPGTRRSLAGVGLLAVVVAVALTLSPDAAIGAVDAAADDPATFLAVVAALYLVRPLALWPPTLVAVVVGYGLGIAAGVPVALAGAVLTSVPTYAAARWVGAGNDCAPVERLASVGGGYFGSAGDLRGVVAARLAPIPADAVSCAAGLSAVPLRAFALGVLVGELPWTVAAVVVGSSLSTITARGLGGVGLPLTVATTAAAAFLLAGPAYTHFTEEDTAVVN, via the coding sequence ATGCAACCGGGAACGCGGCGATCGCTGGCGGGCGTCGGCCTGCTCGCGGTCGTCGTCGCCGTCGCGCTGACGCTCTCGCCCGACGCGGCGATCGGGGCCGTCGACGCCGCGGCGGACGATCCGGCGACGTTCCTCGCGGTCGTCGCCGCGCTGTACCTCGTCCGGCCGCTCGCGCTGTGGCCGCCAACGCTCGTCGCGGTCGTCGTCGGCTACGGTCTGGGGATCGCGGCGGGCGTTCCCGTCGCGCTCGCGGGCGCCGTGCTGACGTCGGTGCCGACCTACGCCGCGGCGCGCTGGGTCGGCGCGGGCAACGACTGCGCGCCGGTCGAGCGCCTCGCGAGCGTCGGCGGCGGCTACTTCGGATCGGCGGGCGACTTGCGGGGCGTCGTCGCGGCGCGGCTGGCGCCGATCCCGGCCGACGCCGTCAGCTGCGCCGCCGGCCTCTCCGCGGTGCCGCTTCGCGCGTTTGCGCTGGGCGTGCTCGTCGGGGAGCTGCCCTGGACCGTGGCGGCAGTCGTCGTCGGAAGCTCGCTGTCGACGATCACCGCACGGGGGCTGGGCGGCGTCGGGCTGCCGCTTACCGTCGCGACGACGGCCGCCGCGGCATTCCTGCTCGCGGGGCCGGCGTACACCCACTTCACGGAAGAGGACACGGCCGTTGTCAACTGA
- a CDS encoding lamin tail domain-containing protein produces MPRTDSRTARRLALLTLGVALAVIASTAGAGIIPGSILAPHDGGDGDSLPDTDDYDDPLVDYDAVDYELALNSTAQDDLNYSLTVLGAVEPVDDAANGTVDCAEQVCRVEGTLGPDETATYHVSGSIVGVQPKDGLVGHINGTFEGDALVGTGTGALSPNASADEPAETDAGDERSDDAGRDVPADTTGPEDPGDNGGEEPEDPPETQTYSFNVTGRNVVGDDPDEEYVTLNNTGESAVEMTDWTLRDREDGGRVGTNLDPFVFPDEFTLNAGEEVTIWSGEGENDESDLYWNTDVNIWNQTGDTIILRTEDGETVLRHSYPDQTVPNGSNGTDPVVSNVTYEDCSTVTIEGEGEYAVEVNTEFYGADGLTSQNYEDEVTLPTTINVSGIDDGAVTDVAIEQTTVLDGDGGVAAAQTNPDFDGCRDEIDAQYEDWQDGRDGNDNESDDGNGDNESDGGGATADDISISYEGCSTVSIDVEGDASDDDWEIWEVSTRFFTESGLDTMILEPDDGIPTTIDANERVDGAVTDVEIEHVMVTGDGGETFVEASQPDGSCGEQINQQWEEYQDETSDGSDQEATDGEEDDEDNENADAGERGGEADAENDEASGDGEETGDESDDADATEEEDADEDDGSGDGADENGEPAEDTGGEETSNGADEDDAEADGEEADSAASSDEEAEDESIESETEATNGNASD; encoded by the coding sequence ATGCCTCGTACGGACTCCCGCACGGCGCGGCGCCTCGCGCTCCTGACGCTCGGCGTCGCGCTCGCGGTGATCGCATCGACGGCGGGCGCGGGAATCATTCCTGGATCGATACTCGCGCCCCACGACGGCGGCGATGGCGACTCGCTGCCCGACACCGACGACTACGACGATCCGCTCGTCGACTACGACGCGGTCGACTACGAACTCGCGCTGAACAGCACCGCCCAGGACGATCTAAACTACTCGCTGACGGTCCTCGGCGCGGTCGAACCCGTCGACGACGCCGCGAACGGGACCGTCGACTGCGCAGAGCAGGTCTGTCGCGTCGAAGGGACGCTCGGACCGGACGAGACGGCGACGTACCACGTCTCGGGATCGATCGTCGGCGTCCAGCCGAAGGACGGGTTGGTCGGACATATCAACGGAACGTTCGAGGGCGACGCGCTGGTCGGGACCGGAACGGGGGCGCTCTCGCCGAACGCGAGCGCGGACGAACCCGCAGAGACCGACGCCGGCGACGAAAGGAGCGATGACGCCGGACGAGACGTCCCGGCCGACACCACAGGCCCGGAAGATCCAGGCGATAACGGTGGAGAGGAGCCAGAAGACCCGCCAGAGACGCAAACCTACTCGTTCAACGTGACCGGGAGAAACGTCGTCGGCGACGATCCCGACGAGGAGTACGTCACGCTGAACAACACGGGAGAGTCCGCCGTCGAGATGACCGATTGGACCCTGCGGGACCGCGAGGACGGGGGCAGGGTCGGAACGAACCTCGATCCGTTCGTGTTCCCCGACGAGTTCACGCTCAACGCCGGCGAGGAGGTGACGATCTGGTCGGGCGAGGGAGAGAACGACGAGTCCGACCTGTACTGGAACACCGACGTCAACATCTGGAACCAGACCGGCGACACGATCATCCTGCGGACGGAAGACGGGGAAACCGTACTCAGACACAGCTACCCCGATCAGACCGTGCCGAACGGTAGTAACGGAACCGACCCCGTAGTCTCGAACGTCACCTACGAGGACTGTTCGACCGTCACGATCGAAGGCGAGGGTGAGTACGCCGTCGAGGTCAACACGGAGTTCTACGGCGCCGACGGCCTCACGTCGCAGAACTACGAGGACGAGGTGACGCTTCCGACGACTATCAACGTCTCGGGCATCGACGACGGCGCCGTCACGGACGTCGCGATCGAACAGACGACGGTTCTCGACGGCGATGGTGGCGTCGCCGCCGCACAGACTAACCCCGACTTCGACGGGTGTCGCGACGAAATCGACGCGCAGTACGAGGACTGGCAGGACGGACGTGACGGTAACGACAACGAGAGCGACGACGGAAACGGCGACAACGAGAGCGACGGCGGCGGAGCGACGGCCGACGACATCTCCATCTCGTACGAGGGCTGTTCGACCGTCTCGATCGACGTCGAGGGCGACGCGAGCGACGACGACTGGGAGATTTGGGAAGTGTCGACGCGGTTCTTCACCGAGAGCGGCCTCGACACGATGATTCTGGAGCCCGACGACGGCATACCGACGACGATCGACGCCAACGAGCGCGTCGACGGGGCGGTCACCGACGTCGAGATCGAGCACGTGATGGTGACCGGCGACGGCGGCGAGACGTTCGTCGAAGCGTCCCAGCCCGACGGGAGCTGCGGCGAGCAGATCAACCAGCAGTGGGAGGAGTATCAGGACGAGACCAGCGACGGGAGCGACCAAGAGGCGACTGACGGAGAGGAAGACGACGAGGACAACGAGAATGCGGATGCCGGCGAGCGCGGTGGCGAAGCGGACGCCGAGAACGACGAGGCGTCCGGCGACGGCGAGGAAACCGGCGACGAGAGCGACGATGCGGACGCTACCGAGGAAGAGGACGCCGACGAGGACGACGGGAGTGGCGACGGGGCAGACGAAAACGGCGAGCCGGCCGAGGACACCGGCGGAGAAGAGACTTCAAACGGCGCTGACGAAGATGACGCGGAAGCCGATGGCGAAGAAGCGGATTCAGCGGCGAGTTCGGACGAGGAGGCCGAAGACGAGTCTATAGAATCGGAGACGGAGGCGACGAACGGTAACGCGAGCGATTGA
- a CDS encoding DUF5830 family protein: MDGDPVEVGLELLAALEHEELSVAEAVDRIETVTTHPSVTREILETAETRGIIEREDGVVRPQRGTHVSFESQVVQKEGDFECRRCGAGLSTGHFIRFDSGDLGPFGSSCIRKVTGRD, translated from the coding sequence ATGGACGGCGACCCCGTCGAGGTCGGGCTCGAACTGCTCGCCGCGCTCGAACACGAGGAGCTCAGCGTCGCGGAGGCGGTCGACCGCATCGAGACGGTGACGACCCACCCATCCGTCACCCGCGAGATCCTCGAAACCGCCGAGACGCGCGGGATCATCGAGCGCGAGGACGGCGTCGTCCGGCCCCAGCGGGGCACGCACGTCAGCTTCGAGAGCCAGGTCGTCCAGAAAGAAGGCGACTTCGAGTGTCGGCGCTGCGGCGCCGGCCTCTCGACCGGTCACTTCATCCGATTCGATTCGGGCGACCTGGGGCCCTTCGGCTCCTCCTGCATCCGGAAGGTCACCGGCCGCGACTGA
- a CDS encoding HVO_2523 family zinc finger protein, with translation MTDENEVDGGRPCPMCEEPLYKRHCKYVCPQHGVVYDCGDTFWTK, from the coding sequence GTGACCGACGAGAACGAAGTGGACGGCGGCCGTCCCTGCCCGATGTGCGAGGAGCCGCTGTACAAGCGCCACTGCAAGTACGTCTGTCCGCAGCACGGGGTAGTGTATGACTGCGGAGATACGTTTTGGACAAAATGA
- a CDS encoding adenosylcobalamin-dependent ribonucleoside-diphosphate reductase: MSDAELSADELTLPIKRTDGDTLEERLTGNAYHNILPARYLRKDADGELIESQEDLFDRVGKNIALAEAVFEARNQDTEISVTPDQLKPDHPRRDELAADVFGKGTTAEDDVETTLSIYNVNKFAYDTVVPELPDEIRAHVEDVADEFQGMMENLDFMPNSPTLMNAGDELQQLSACFVDSPEDDIDDIHQTAKEAAQVFQSGGGMGYAFWRLRPYGDAVGSTGGIASGPITFMRTYDQMCETIAQGGARRGAQMGVMRVSHPDVIQFIHAKNKDVSLAETLRLNDPDDFTHNSFQEALDEARELIDDEGKVPKHLRNAVEGHLSNFNISVGVTDDFMEALEAGEEFTFTNPRTGEPHIATEETKELYDMFGLGDHVEVGEELSIPAEELWDDIVEGAHENGEPGVIYLERVNKEHSFDVEEHPDHRILATNPCGEQPLEEYEACNLGHINLSTLADQQAPDWRVWADEHADEYDSLEDAVDAFLEEAVDFDEFDRRIEMGTRFLENVVTMSDFPVEKIEQKVREMRKIGLGVMGLAQLYIQLGVEYGSDEGNEIARQVMRHINHGSKWASHELAEERGAFDEWDNSKYANPTEYREWFERQTGLDADDWEDGFAIRNHNTTTIAPTGTTSMVGNTTGGCEPIYNVAYYKNVSDDVQGDEMLVEFDDYFLRVLEENDLDVDAVKQEAQEQMANNEFDGIDGLTTVPDAIGELFVTTGSLSAKEHAGVQVACQEGVDSAISKTVNAPNDSTVDDAKDVFEYIYEHGGKGVTYYRDGTRSKQVLTTRAKNADFADESEAAEALIEQIQDVFGGIEGFLENEDVQAALDQQVEELLDLADGDADLAEQYAKKRPRPDVLHGVTQRIDTGYGKLYVNINEDEDGRPFELFANIGNSGGFTASFTEALAKTISTALRSGVDPEEIADELQGIRSPKVAWDKGEQIQSIPDAVGTAMRRYLDGEIEKAYPQQQNLTELEDEVSGADARTEPEPDGGVASADGAQGADKSASQDLIDAGESPECPDCGSLSLYYSEGCKTCESCGWSEC; this comes from the coding sequence ATGAGCGACGCGGAGCTCTCGGCCGACGAACTGACCCTGCCGATCAAGCGCACCGACGGCGACACCCTGGAGGAGCGCCTGACCGGCAACGCGTACCACAACATCCTGCCGGCGCGCTACCTGCGCAAGGACGCCGACGGCGAGCTGATCGAGTCTCAGGAGGATCTGTTCGATCGGGTCGGGAAGAACATCGCGCTCGCCGAGGCCGTCTTCGAGGCTCGCAATCAGGACACCGAGATCTCGGTCACGCCGGACCAGCTCAAGCCCGACCACCCGCGCCGCGACGAGCTCGCGGCCGACGTGTTCGGCAAGGGCACGACCGCCGAGGACGACGTCGAGACGACGCTCTCTATCTACAACGTCAACAAGTTCGCCTACGACACCGTCGTCCCCGAGCTCCCCGACGAGATCCGCGCACACGTCGAGGACGTCGCCGACGAGTTCCAGGGCATGATGGAGAACCTGGACTTCATGCCGAACTCGCCGACCCTGATGAACGCTGGCGACGAGCTCCAGCAGCTTTCGGCGTGTTTCGTCGACTCCCCCGAGGACGACATCGACGACATCCACCAGACCGCCAAGGAGGCCGCCCAGGTGTTCCAGTCCGGCGGCGGCATGGGCTACGCCTTCTGGCGCCTGCGCCCCTACGGCGACGCCGTCGGCTCGACCGGCGGCATCGCGTCGGGGCCGATCACGTTCATGCGCACGTACGACCAGATGTGCGAGACGATCGCCCAGGGCGGCGCGCGGCGCGGCGCCCAGATGGGCGTGATGCGAGTCTCGCACCCGGACGTCATCCAGTTCATCCACGCCAAGAACAAGGACGTCTCGCTGGCCGAGACGCTGCGCCTGAACGACCCCGACGACTTCACGCACAACTCCTTCCAGGAGGCCCTGGACGAAGCTCGCGAACTCATCGACGACGAGGGGAAGGTCCCCAAGCACCTCCGGAACGCCGTCGAGGGGCACCTCTCGAACTTCAACATCTCGGTCGGCGTCACCGACGACTTCATGGAGGCGCTGGAAGCGGGCGAGGAGTTCACGTTCACCAACCCGCGCACGGGTGAACCCCACATCGCCACCGAGGAAACCAAGGAGCTGTACGACATGTTCGGCCTCGGCGACCACGTCGAGGTCGGCGAGGAGCTGTCGATCCCCGCCGAGGAACTCTGGGACGACATCGTCGAGGGCGCCCACGAGAACGGCGAGCCCGGCGTGATCTACCTCGAACGCGTCAACAAGGAACACTCCTTCGACGTCGAGGAACACCCCGACCACCGCATCCTCGCGACGAACCCCTGCGGCGAGCAGCCCCTCGAGGAGTACGAGGCCTGCAACCTCGGGCACATCAACCTCTCGACGCTCGCCGACCAGCAGGCGCCCGACTGGCGCGTCTGGGCCGACGAGCACGCAGACGAGTACGATAGCCTGGAGGACGCCGTCGACGCGTTCCTCGAGGAAGCGGTCGACTTCGACGAGTTCGACCGCCGGATCGAGATGGGTACCCGGTTCCTCGAGAACGTCGTCACGATGTCCGATTTCCCGGTCGAGAAGATCGAACAGAAGGTCCGGGAGATGCGCAAGATCGGCCTCGGCGTCATGGGGCTGGCCCAGCTGTACATCCAGCTCGGCGTCGAGTACGGCAGCGACGAGGGCAACGAGATCGCCCGCCAGGTCATGCGCCACATCAACCACGGCTCGAAGTGGGCCTCCCACGAGCTCGCCGAGGAGCGCGGCGCCTTCGACGAGTGGGACAACTCGAAGTACGCGAACCCCACCGAGTACCGCGAGTGGTTCGAGCGCCAGACCGGCCTCGACGCCGACGACTGGGAGGACGGCTTTGCGATCCGCAACCACAACACGACGACGATCGCGCCGACCGGCACGACGTCGATGGTCGGCAACACCACCGGCGGCTGCGAGCCGATCTACAACGTCGCCTACTACAAGAACGTCAGCGACGACGTCCAGGGCGACGAGATGCTCGTCGAGTTCGACGACTACTTCCTCCGCGTGCTCGAGGAGAACGACCTCGACGTCGACGCCGTCAAGCAGGAGGCCCAGGAGCAGATGGCCAACAACGAGTTCGACGGCATCGACGGCCTGACGACGGTGCCCGACGCCATCGGCGAGCTGTTCGTCACCACCGGCTCGCTCTCCGCGAAGGAGCACGCCGGCGTGCAGGTCGCCTGCCAGGAGGGCGTCGACTCGGCCATCTCGAAGACCGTCAACGCGCCCAACGACTCCACCGTCGACGACGCCAAGGACGTGTTCGAGTACATCTACGAGCACGGCGGCAAGGGCGTCACCTACTACCGCGACGGCACCCGCAGCAAGCAGGTGCTGACGACGCGCGCGAAGAACGCCGACTTCGCCGACGAGTCCGAGGCCGCCGAGGCCCTGATCGAGCAGATCCAGGACGTGTTCGGCGGGATCGAGGGCTTCCTCGAGAACGAGGACGTCCAGGCCGCGCTTGACCAGCAAGTTGAGGAGCTGCTCGACCTCGCGGACGGCGACGCCGATCTCGCCGAGCAGTACGCCAAGAAGCGCCCGCGTCCCGACGTGCTCCACGGCGTCACCCAGCGCATCGACACGGGCTACGGGAAGCTCTACGTCAACATCAACGAGGACGAGGACGGCCGGCCGTTCGAGCTGTTCGCCAACATCGGCAACTCCGGCGGCTTCACGGCCTCCTTTACCGAGGCGCTGGCCAAGACCATCTCGACGGCGCTCCGTTCGGGCGTCGACCCCGAGGAGATCGCCGACGAGCTCCAGGGGATCCGGTCGCCGAAGGTCGCCTGGGACAAGGGCGAGCAGATCCAGTCGATCCCGGACGCCGTCGGTACCGCGATGCGACGCTACCTCGACGGCGAGATCGAGAAGGCCTACCCCCAGCAGCAGAACCTCACCGAGCTGGAAGACGAGGTTAGCGGAGCTGACGCGCGCACCGAACCGGAGCCCGACGGCGGCGTCGCCTCCGCCGACGGCGCGCAGGGTGCCGACAAGTCGGCTTCACAGGACCTGATCGACGCCGGCGAGAGCCCCGAGTGTCCCGACTGCGGGTCGCTCTCGCTGTACTACTCCGAGGGCTGCAAGACCTGCGAGTCCTGCGGCTGGTCGGAGTGCTGA
- a CDS encoding DUF7115 domain-containing protein has translation MSVPGAVESALDGEDVAAEVPLGGEDVLYITPTRTLIYRGEGLLSDETVEEYPHDAERLTVKEGRRKTRFSLEYPLEGTKEFTLPSNSAESALHPVLAGIMNAGGVTDPGETVVKTFRFSELTLVVTSERLVKHIGEVVWDEDYEEFHYADVTGLTFEEGSVATQIVLEVDGRQQRIKAPKEHAREVRERLTQALCNYYDVSSIEELRAAIAPDEEVADAGDDAPAVAFGEGVDPLDANPPAPDDEDLVSDPDNATSDADTTADAGSASSATSDANAGETVNAGSADAESTPVASDAAASTAGQSESAASEGIEARSADAANERASESATDSVGQADGAQRQRNDATAGAAENRTRESSAASEQRAADADEAESGSEPEFDFEEAGFEPAESDEDIDAADDVAAEIAELRAVVEEQNERLDQQRRAIERLVEELSRGR, from the coding sequence ATGAGCGTACCCGGAGCAGTCGAATCGGCCCTCGACGGCGAGGACGTCGCGGCGGAGGTCCCCCTCGGCGGCGAGGACGTGCTGTACATCACGCCGACGCGGACGCTGATCTACCGCGGCGAGGGACTGCTGAGCGACGAAACCGTCGAGGAGTACCCCCACGACGCCGAGCGCCTGACGGTCAAGGAAGGGCGCCGGAAGACGCGGTTCAGCCTGGAGTACCCGCTCGAAGGAACCAAGGAGTTCACGCTCCCCTCGAACAGCGCCGAGAGCGCGCTCCACCCGGTGCTGGCGGGGATCATGAACGCCGGCGGCGTCACCGATCCCGGCGAGACGGTCGTCAAGACGTTCCGATTCAGCGAGCTGACGCTGGTCGTCACCAGCGAGCGCCTCGTCAAGCACATCGGCGAGGTCGTCTGGGACGAGGACTACGAGGAGTTCCACTACGCCGACGTCACCGGCCTCACCTTCGAGGAGGGGAGCGTCGCGACCCAGATCGTCCTGGAGGTCGACGGACGCCAGCAGCGCATCAAGGCGCCCAAAGAACACGCCCGCGAGGTCCGCGAGCGGCTGACCCAGGCGCTGTGTAACTACTACGACGTGAGCTCGATCGAAGAGCTGCGCGCCGCCATCGCGCCCGACGAGGAGGTCGCCGACGCCGGCGACGACGCGCCGGCGGTCGCCTTCGGCGAGGGCGTCGATCCGCTGGACGCGAACCCGCCGGCACCGGACGACGAGGATCTGGTGAGCGATCCCGACAACGCGACTTCGGACGCCGACACGACCGCAGACGCCGGCTCGGCGTCGAGCGCCACCTCGGACGCAAACGCTGGGGAGACCGTGAACGCGGGATCGGCGGACGCCGAATCGACACCGGTCGCGAGCGACGCGGCCGCGTCGACGGCCGGTCAGTCCGAGTCGGCAGCGAGTGAAGGGATCGAAGCGCGGTCCGCCGACGCCGCGAACGAGCGGGCGAGCGAATCGGCGACAGATTCCGTCGGGCAAGCTGACGGCGCTCAGCGCCAGCGGAACGACGCGACAGCGGGGGCGGCGGAGAATCGGACCCGGGAGAGCAGCGCAGCGTCGGAACAGCGAGCGGCCGACGCGGATGAAGCCGAAAGCGGGTCCGAACCGGAGTTCGATTTCGAGGAGGCGGGCTTCGAGCCGGCGGAGTCGGACGAGGACATCGACGCGGCCGACGACGTGGCCGCCGAGATCGCCGAGCTCCGCGCGGTCGTCGAGGAGCAAAACGAGCGGCTGGATCAGCAGCGCCGCGCCATCGAGCGGCTGGTCGAGGAGCTCAGTCGCGGCCGGTGA